A region of Rhizobium grahamii DNA encodes the following proteins:
- a CDS encoding GlsB/YeaQ/YmgE family stress response membrane protein, whose translation MESAGVGWFAAIIIGGIAGWLAEKFMNSNMGILMNILLGIVGAIIANAILAGFGVALGGWIGYLIAGFVGACLLIALGRIIRR comes from the coding sequence ATGGAAAGCGCAGGCGTAGGCTGGTTTGCAGCCATTATCATCGGCGGCATAGCGGGGTGGCTCGCCGAGAAATTCATGAACAGCAACATGGGTATTCTCATGAATATCCTGCTCGGCATTGTCGGCGCGATCATCGCCAACGCCATCCTCGCAGGATTTGGCGTGGCGCTCGGAGGCTGGATTGGCTATTTGATCGCGGGCTTCGTGGGCGCCTGCCTGCTGATTGCGCTCGGGCGCATCATACGACGTTAA
- a CDS encoding peptide ABC transporter substrate-binding protein produces the protein MGSRILKLHTAFLLGAVLLGSTPALAETVLHRGNAGEPQTLDQAHTSINIEEFILKDLYEGLTIYDASGKIVPGAAESWTLSDDALTYTFKLRQDAKWSDGSPVTADDFVFSFQRVEDPKTAAEYANILYPIKNGEKVNKGGLAPAELGVKAVDAKTLEIKVERPTPFFLELLAHQTALPVSKASVEKNGADFVKPGVMVSNGAFKLVSHVPNDNLVVEKNPSYWDAANVKLDKVVFYPIDDQAASVRRFEAKEMDLVYNFSADQIDRLRSSYSDQVHVSPTLATYYYAFDSRQEPYSDVRVRRALSMAIDRDFLAKEIYSGSQIPAYSLVPPGIDTYGAPAKADFADVSQLDREDKAIELMKEAGYGDGGKPLNIEIRYNTNPNHERVATAVADMWKNTFKAKVSLVNLDVSSHYAYLQEGGKFNVARAGWVADYADAENFLALNLSTNKTFNYGHYESPEFDALMAKSYAETDPAARSKLLHEAETHLMADQPVAPLLTQADLWLVSSRVQGWHDNAANQHLSRFLSVSQ, from the coding sequence ATGGGATCCAGAATACTCAAGCTTCACACCGCCTTTTTGCTCGGCGCCGTCCTTCTCGGAAGCACGCCCGCTTTGGCTGAAACGGTCCTTCATCGCGGCAATGCCGGCGAACCTCAGACGCTCGACCAGGCGCATACCTCGATCAATATCGAGGAGTTCATTCTGAAGGATCTGTACGAGGGGCTGACCATCTATGATGCATCCGGCAAGATCGTGCCGGGCGCTGCCGAATCGTGGACGTTGTCCGATGATGCGCTCACCTACACGTTTAAGCTGCGCCAGGATGCGAAGTGGTCCGACGGTTCGCCTGTAACCGCTGACGATTTCGTCTTCTCGTTCCAGCGCGTCGAGGATCCGAAGACTGCAGCCGAATATGCCAACATCCTCTATCCGATCAAGAATGGGGAGAAGGTGAACAAGGGCGGGCTCGCGCCGGCGGAACTCGGCGTAAAGGCTGTGGATGCAAAGACGCTGGAGATCAAGGTCGAGCGGCCGACGCCGTTCTTCCTCGAGCTTCTGGCGCATCAGACGGCGTTGCCGGTTTCCAAGGCAAGTGTCGAGAAGAACGGCGCCGACTTCGTGAAGCCCGGCGTCATGGTCTCGAACGGTGCATTCAAGCTTGTGAGCCACGTTCCGAACGACAACCTCGTCGTCGAGAAGAACCCCAGCTATTGGGATGCGGCCAATGTGAAGCTCGACAAGGTCGTTTTCTACCCGATCGACGATCAGGCCGCATCCGTTCGCCGTTTCGAGGCGAAGGAAATGGATCTGGTCTATAACTTCTCGGCAGACCAGATCGATCGCCTGCGCAGCTCCTATTCGGATCAGGTGCACGTCTCGCCGACGCTGGCTACCTATTATTACGCGTTCGACAGCCGCCAGGAGCCGTACAGCGACGTTCGCGTGCGCCGTGCCCTGTCCATGGCGATCGACCGCGATTTCCTGGCAAAGGAGATCTATAGCGGGTCCCAGATCCCAGCCTATTCGCTCGTTCCGCCCGGTATCGATACCTATGGCGCTCCGGCCAAGGCCGATTTCGCCGATGTTTCGCAGCTTGATCGCGAGGACAAGGCTATCGAACTGATGAAGGAGGCGGGCTACGGTGACGGCGGCAAGCCGTTGAACATCGAGATTCGCTACAACACCAATCCGAACCACGAGCGTGTCGCCACTGCCGTTGCCGACATGTGGAAGAACACCTTCAAGGCGAAGGTTTCGCTCGTGAACCTCGACGTCTCCTCGCACTACGCTTACCTGCAGGAAGGTGGCAAGTTCAACGTCGCGCGCGCCGGCTGGGTTGCCGACTATGCGGATGCAGAGAACTTCCTGGCGCTCAATCTCAGCACCAACAAGACGTTCAATTACGGTCACTATGAAAGCCCGGAATTCGACGCCTTGATGGCGAAATCCTATGCCGAGACCGACCCGGCTGCGCGTTCGAAGCTACTGCACGAAGCTGAGACGCATCTGATGGCCGACCAGCCGGTCGCGCCGTTGCTGACCCAGGCCGACCTTTGGCTCGTTTCGAGCCGCGTGCAGGGCTGGCATGACAATGCTGCCAATCAGCACCTGAGCCGTTTCCTGAGCGTTTCCCAGTAA
- the oppB gene encoding oligopeptide ABC transporter permease OppB, with protein sequence MIAFVLRRLASAVPTLFIVVTISFFLMRFAPGGPFNLERPLPPATMENLMRTYQLDQPLWRQYATYIGNAVRGDFGPSYVYKDNSVAELIGKGLPYSMELGFYALLLALVGGVLMGTVAALRQNSAFDFSIMSLATIGTTVPNFVVGPVLTLIFAVSLSLLPAGGWGDGSLRFLILPMIALALPQLAVFARLTRGSMIEALHADHIRTARAYGLPARVVVVTHAMRGAMLPVVSYLAPCAAALLTGSAVVETIFTIPGVGRYFVLGALNRDYTLVMGTVILVAIFVIIFNLMVDILYGLLDPRVRHD encoded by the coding sequence ATGATTGCCTTCGTTTTGCGACGTCTCGCAAGCGCGGTTCCGACGCTTTTCATCGTCGTGACGATTTCATTTTTCTTGATGCGGTTCGCCCCTGGCGGTCCGTTCAATCTCGAGCGGCCGCTGCCCCCGGCGACGATGGAGAACCTGATGCGGACGTATCAGCTCGATCAGCCGCTGTGGCGCCAGTACGCGACCTACATCGGCAATGCCGTTCGCGGAGATTTCGGTCCGAGCTATGTCTATAAGGACAACAGCGTCGCCGAACTGATCGGCAAGGGCCTGCCTTATTCGATGGAACTCGGCTTCTACGCGCTGCTGCTGGCGCTTGTCGGCGGTGTTCTGATGGGCACGGTCGCGGCCCTCAGGCAGAACAGTGCCTTCGATTTTTCGATCATGTCGCTGGCGACGATCGGAACAACCGTGCCGAATTTCGTCGTCGGTCCGGTACTGACGCTTATCTTCGCAGTCTCGCTATCGCTCCTTCCGGCCGGCGGCTGGGGAGACGGATCCTTGCGTTTTCTCATCCTGCCGATGATTGCGCTGGCGCTGCCGCAGCTCGCGGTCTTTGCCCGATTGACCCGCGGTTCGATGATCGAAGCGCTTCACGCCGACCATATCCGCACAGCCCGCGCTTACGGATTGCCTGCGCGCGTCGTCGTCGTGACCCATGCCATGCGCGGCGCCATGCTGCCGGTGGTTTCCTATCTTGCCCCATGCGCGGCGGCTCTTTTGACCGGTTCCGCTGTTGTGGAAACGATCTTCACGATCCCCGGCGTCGGCCGTTACTTCGTTCTTGGCGCCCTCAATCGCGACTACACCCTGGTTATGGGGACGGTCATCCTGGTCGCCATTTTCGTGATCATTTTCAATCTGATGGTCGATATCCTCTACGGCCTTCTCGATCCGAGGGTCCGTCATGACTGA
- a CDS encoding ABC transporter permease: MTDHVAGSSQAVSGKAGRSLFQLALIRFRRNRAAMAGCVMMVLISLFAFVGPLFVSHTYDQVFSSYVTVPPSLKPRPDVSALQDVAEGVATRARVKLDSFKVEGEAFTATVNSENPIDPRATRYFDRANEFRETSVGATQNDGRTLVITGKVNREYFPFGTDLNGRDLLARVMLGGQISIAVGLLASFVSLGIGVFYGATSGYLGGRIDNVMMRLVEILYSLPFVFLVVVLVVFFGRSFILIFLVIGAVEWLDMARIVRGQTLALKRREFVGAAQALGLTDWQIIRRHIIPNTIGPVIVFVTVVVPKVILLESFLSFLGLGVQAPLTSWGALISEGANNIQSAPWLLIFPSIFFVATLFSLNFIGDGLRDALDPKDR, from the coding sequence ATGACTGATCATGTCGCGGGTTCATCGCAGGCCGTTTCCGGCAAAGCCGGCCGCAGCCTGTTCCAGCTGGCCCTCATTCGCTTCCGACGCAATCGAGCCGCGATGGCGGGTTGCGTGATGATGGTGCTGATCAGCCTTTTCGCCTTTGTCGGGCCGCTCTTCGTGTCCCACACCTATGATCAGGTCTTCTCATCCTATGTGACGGTGCCACCGAGCCTGAAGCCACGCCCTGACGTTTCCGCGTTGCAGGACGTCGCGGAAGGGGTGGCGACCCGGGCGCGTGTAAAGCTCGATAGCTTCAAGGTCGAGGGCGAGGCGTTCACCGCCACTGTCAACTCCGAAAACCCCATCGACCCACGCGCCACGCGCTATTTCGACCGCGCGAACGAGTTTCGTGAGACCAGCGTCGGCGCCACGCAGAATGACGGGCGCACATTGGTCATAACAGGCAAGGTCAACCGAGAGTATTTTCCGTTCGGGACGGACTTGAACGGCCGCGATCTGCTGGCGCGCGTGATGCTTGGCGGGCAGATATCCATCGCCGTCGGTCTGCTTGCCAGCTTCGTTTCGCTGGGAATCGGTGTGTTTTACGGCGCAACGTCCGGCTATCTCGGTGGTCGGATCGACAACGTCATGATGCGGCTTGTCGAAATTCTCTATTCGCTACCCTTCGTGTTTCTCGTCGTCGTCCTGGTGGTCTTCTTCGGCCGCAGCTTCATCCTCATATTCCTCGTCATTGGCGCGGTCGAATGGCTTGATATGGCCCGTATCGTGCGGGGACAGACCTTGGCGTTGAAGCGCCGGGAGTTTGTCGGCGCAGCACAGGCGCTCGGCTTGACGGATTGGCAGATCATCCGCCGCCACATTATTCCGAACACGATCGGCCCGGTCATCGTCTTTGTCACTGTCGTCGTGCCGAAGGTCATCCTTCTGGAAAGCTTCCTGTCGTTCCTGGGGCTTGGCGTCCAGGCGCCGCTGACCAGCTGGGGTGCACTGATCTCCGAGGGCGCGAACAACATCCAGTCGGCGCCGTGGCTGCTGATCTTTCCATCCATCTTCTTCGTCGCAACGCTCTTCTCGCTGAATTTCATCGGCGACGGCCTGCGTGACGCACTCGACCCGAAGGACCGCTGA
- a CDS encoding ABC transporter ATP-binding protein, with amino-acid sequence MASEDTILAIRGLKVDFETPDGQVNAVKGIDLDVRAGETLAIVGESGSGKSQTMMGLMGLLAKNGTASGSAKYRGKELVGLAPKELNDIRGAKVTMIFQEPMTSLDPLYPIGRQIAEPIVHHRGGTHKEARKRVLELLELVGIPDPGRRIDSYPHELSGGQRQRVMIAMALANEPDILIADEPTTALDVTIQAQILSLLASLQQRFGMAIVLITHDLGIVRHFAERVVVMRRGEVVEQGTTADIFERPTADYTRMLLAAEPHGRKSSPEDGAPIILEGRDVTVDFEIGGGLFSGGRRLFRGVDGVTVKLREGQTIGIVGESGSGKSTLGRALLRLVKSAGHYRFGAIDISNYDRKRMRPLRKEMQLVFQDPYGSLSPRQTVGEVITEGLLVHEPGLSKVDRDRRAIAALKEVGLDPDARNRYPHEFSGGQRQRIAIARAMILKPQVVILDEPTSALDRSVQGQVIDLLRLLQDSHKLSYIFISHDLSVVKAMSDYVVVMKDGRIVEQGDTDAIFQKPREDYTKALIGAAFTI; translated from the coding sequence ATGGCATCCGAAGATACGATTCTTGCCATTCGCGGCCTCAAGGTCGATTTCGAGACGCCGGACGGGCAGGTGAATGCAGTCAAGGGCATCGACCTCGACGTGCGGGCAGGCGAGACGCTGGCGATCGTCGGCGAATCCGGTTCCGGCAAGAGCCAGACCATGATGGGCCTGATGGGACTTCTCGCCAAGAACGGGACGGCAAGCGGCTCTGCCAAATACCGCGGCAAGGAGCTTGTCGGACTTGCCCCGAAAGAACTGAATGACATTCGTGGTGCCAAGGTCACCATGATCTTCCAGGAGCCGATGACGTCGCTCGATCCGCTTTATCCAATCGGTCGCCAGATCGCCGAGCCAATCGTCCATCACCGAGGCGGAACGCACAAGGAAGCGCGCAAGCGCGTTCTGGAACTGCTGGAGCTTGTCGGCATTCCGGACCCGGGCCGTCGCATCGACAGCTATCCGCACGAACTCTCGGGCGGGCAGCGCCAGCGCGTGATGATCGCGATGGCCTTGGCGAACGAGCCGGACATCCTTATTGCCGACGAGCCGACGACAGCACTCGATGTCACAATCCAGGCGCAGATCCTGTCCCTTCTTGCGTCGCTTCAGCAGCGCTTCGGGATGGCGATCGTGCTGATTACGCACGATCTCGGCATCGTCAGGCATTTCGCCGAGCGCGTCGTGGTTATGCGACGCGGCGAGGTAGTCGAGCAGGGCACCACGGCGGATATCTTCGAACGGCCAACCGCGGACTATACCCGCATGCTCCTGGCCGCCGAACCGCACGGACGAAAGTCCTCGCCGGAGGACGGCGCACCTATCATCTTGGAGGGCCGGGACGTCACCGTAGACTTCGAGATCGGGGGCGGTCTCTTTTCCGGTGGACGTCGACTATTCCGCGGCGTGGACGGCGTGACCGTCAAGCTGCGGGAAGGGCAGACGATCGGGATCGTCGGCGAATCCGGTTCAGGCAAATCGACGCTCGGACGCGCACTCCTGCGTCTTGTCAAAAGCGCTGGCCATTACCGCTTTGGAGCGATCGATATCTCCAACTACGATAGGAAGCGCATGCGACCGCTCCGCAAGGAGATGCAGCTTGTCTTCCAGGATCCCTACGGTTCGTTGTCTCCACGCCAGACAGTCGGCGAGGTCATCACCGAAGGCCTTCTCGTTCATGAGCCCGGATTGAGCAAGGTCGACCGCGACCGCCGCGCTATCGCGGCACTGAAGGAGGTCGGCCTGGACCCGGACGCGCGCAACCGCTACCCGCATGAATTCTCAGGCGGTCAGCGACAGCGCATCGCTATTGCCCGTGCGATGATCCTCAAACCCCAGGTGGTGATCCTTGACGAACCGACATCGGCACTTGACCGCTCGGTACAGGGGCAGGTGATCGATCTTCTGCGTCTGCTGCAGGACAGCCACAAGCTTTCTTACATCTTCATCAGCCACGATCTTTCAGTCGTGAAGGCAATGTCGGACTATGTTGTCGTCATGAAAGATGGACGGATTGTCGAGCAGGGAGATACGGATGCCATCTTCCAGAAGCCCCGCGAAGATTACACGAAAGCGCTGATAGGTGCGGCCTTCACCATCTGA
- a CDS encoding D-alanyl-D-alanine carboxypeptidase family protein — MKVWPWQHVLLTCILLLPAGLAEPVAAAEPNTAFDTKAVQAYMIEASTGTVLLAKNENQTFSPASLAKLATAELVFEALSKNQITLDTQYPVSEYAWRTGGAPSRTATMFAALKSNVRVEDLLKGIAIQGANDSCIILAEGMSGGEPAFAEAMTRKAKSLGMQRSIFGNSTGLPDGKSKTTAYDMVTLALDLQQSYPNYYSYFALPDFQWNKIFQRNRNPLLGFGMGVDGLATGFAEGEGYSIVASAERNGRRLFMALGGLPSDKERTDEAKRVLEWGLGAFEIRQLFADGEVIGAAGVYGGAERNVDLVAEKGVSVYIPVNNPDRLAARIVYHWPLMAPVAANQEVGTLRIFAGSRLLREVPLYTKAEVVAGSLSSRAIDAILELGETLLFSWLWDKPQPT, encoded by the coding sequence ATGAAGGTTTGGCCCTGGCAACACGTGCTTCTGACGTGCATCTTGCTGCTTCCTGCCGGCTTGGCCGAACCGGTCGCGGCAGCTGAGCCAAACACCGCCTTCGATACCAAGGCCGTTCAAGCCTACATGATCGAAGCGTCGACGGGTACTGTTCTGCTCGCGAAGAACGAGAACCAGACATTTTCTCCCGCATCATTGGCAAAGCTCGCGACCGCGGAGCTCGTTTTCGAAGCGCTGTCAAAGAACCAGATCACCCTCGATACCCAATATCCCGTGTCGGAATATGCCTGGCGGACAGGCGGCGCGCCGTCGCGGACCGCGACCATGTTCGCCGCGCTTAAATCGAACGTTCGCGTCGAAGATCTGTTGAAGGGCATCGCCATTCAGGGCGCGAACGACAGCTGCATCATCCTGGCGGAAGGGATGAGTGGTGGAGAGCCCGCGTTTGCGGAAGCAATGACACGCAAGGCGAAGAGCCTTGGCATGCAGCGTTCCATCTTCGGCAACTCCACGGGATTACCCGACGGAAAGAGCAAGACGACCGCCTACGACATGGTGACGCTGGCTTTGGATCTGCAGCAGAGTTATCCCAACTACTATTCCTATTTCGCGCTCCCGGATTTCCAGTGGAACAAGATCTTCCAGCGAAACCGAAATCCGCTGCTCGGCTTCGGCATGGGTGTTGATGGTCTCGCAACCGGGTTTGCAGAGGGTGAAGGCTATTCGATCGTGGCATCGGCTGAGCGAAACGGCCGGCGCCTTTTCATGGCGCTCGGTGGCCTTCCGTCCGACAAGGAGCGCACCGATGAGGCAAAACGGGTCCTCGAATGGGGCCTCGGTGCGTTTGAGATCCGTCAGCTCTTCGCAGACGGCGAAGTCATCGGAGCGGCTGGCGTCTACGGCGGGGCTGAACGGAACGTTGATCTCGTCGCTGAAAAGGGCGTGAGCGTCTATATCCCCGTCAACAATCCCGACCGTCTGGCTGCGCGTATCGTCTACCATTGGCCCTTGATGGCACCGGTCGCCGCCAATCAGGAAGTCGGTACGCTGCGGATTTTTGCCGGCAGCCGCCTTCTTCGAGAGGTTCCGCTTTATACCAAGGCTGAGGTCGTCGCCGGCTCACTCAGCAGCCGCGCGATCGACGCTATCCTCGAGCTTGGAGAAACGCTGCTGTTTTCCTGGCTATGGGACAAGCCTCAGCCCACGTGA
- the tmk gene encoding dTMP kinase: protein MSSGTGLFVTFEGGEGAGKSTQIRKLAESLRSRGFDVLLTREPGGSPGAEAVRHVLLSGAAQPFGTRMEAILFAAARNDHVEGVIRPALNGGRVVLCDRFMDSSRVYQGITGNLEPEFIETLQRVAINGVMPDCTVILDLPATAGLERASRRGAAVAIAPDRFEREELETHEKRREAFLDIAAREPERCHVLDALRPEDVIAADVLTIVERRLPLKTKIAETVHE, encoded by the coding sequence TTGTCGTCCGGCACAGGATTGTTTGTTACATTTGAGGGCGGCGAAGGTGCCGGGAAGTCCACGCAGATCCGCAAACTCGCGGAATCGCTGCGCTCACGCGGCTTCGATGTCTTGCTGACGCGGGAGCCTGGAGGGTCTCCCGGTGCGGAAGCAGTTCGCCACGTTCTCCTGTCGGGTGCTGCGCAGCCATTTGGCACACGAATGGAAGCGATTCTTTTCGCAGCCGCGCGCAACGATCATGTCGAAGGTGTCATTCGTCCTGCCTTAAATGGAGGGAGAGTCGTCCTTTGCGATCGTTTCATGGATTCGTCCCGTGTCTATCAGGGGATTACGGGCAACCTTGAGCCCGAATTCATCGAAACGCTTCAGCGTGTAGCCATCAATGGCGTCATGCCGGATTGCACCGTAATTCTTGATCTCCCGGCCACGGCCGGTCTGGAACGGGCGTCGCGGCGCGGTGCCGCCGTGGCCATTGCTCCCGATCGTTTCGAGAGAGAAGAACTGGAAACGCACGAGAAGCGGCGCGAGGCCTTTCTCGATATCGCCGCCCGCGAACCGGAGCGTTGCCATGTGCTGGACGCGCTCCGTCCTGAAGATGTCATCGCAGCCGATGTGCTGACGATCGTCGAACGGCGACTACCACTCAAAACAAAGATCGCGGAGACGGTTCATGAGTGA